Proteins encoded within one genomic window of Festucalex cinctus isolate MCC-2025b chromosome 18, RoL_Fcin_1.0, whole genome shotgun sequence:
- the c1qbp gene encoding complement component 1 Q subcomponent-binding protein, mitochondrial, with protein sequence MLKSIVRAVGAAIRLPTASTSTARALPLSCPTFCSPNAAPARPFTRSFWMMNGNGASGHRPKLFTSKLLNPSASCGCGGMHTEGDKAFGEFLFDEIKEEKKIQKSGTLPKISGGWELSMDGTEALLTKHVAGEKITVTFNVNNSILPNFEDEAEQGEQKPAEEPEILSTPNFVVEVTKEASKDTLVIDCQFLQDELAHGEEEESDIFGIFEVSFQPEGDVDWKETSYTLTKDSLNDSLYDHMMDFLADRGVDNTFADELMELSTAIEHQQYIKFLEELKTFVKCN encoded by the exons ATGCTTAAGTCAATTGTCCGCGCGGTTGGAGCCGCTATCCGCCTTCCGACGGCCTCCACATCCACGGCACGGGCTTTGCCGCTTAGTTGCCCCACATTCTGCTCGCCGAACGCGGCCCCTGCCAGACCCTTCACCCGCTCCTTTTGGATGATGAACGGCAACGGAGCGTCGGGCCACAGGCCGAAGCTGTTCACTTCGAAATTGTTGAATCCTTCGGCCTCGTGTGGATGCGGCGGAATGCACACAGAgg GTGACAAGGCGTTTGGGGAGTTTCTATTTGATGAAATCAAAGAGGAGAAAAAGATTCAGAAAAGCGGAACGCTACCCAAGATATCCGGAGGTTGGGAGCTGTCTATGGACGGTACTGAGGCTCTACTGACAAAACACGTTGCTGGAGAAAA AATCACTGTCACGTTCAATGTCAATAACAGCATTCTACCAAATTTTGAGGATGAGGCAGAGCAAGGAGAGCAAAAGCCGGCGGAAGAG CCTGAAATTTTGTCAACACCTAACTTTGTTGTTGAAGTTACAAAAGAGGCTTCAAAAGATACGCTGGTGATTGACTGCCAATTCCTTCAAGACGAG CTGGCACATGGCGAAGAGGAGGAGAGTGACATCTTTGGCATCTTTGAGGTCAGCTTCCAGCCCGAAGGGGATGTGGACTGGAAAGAAACCAGCTACACACTCACCAAAGACTCCCTGAATGAT tccctCTATGATCACATGATGGACTTTCTGGCCGACCGGGGTGTCGACAACACCTTTGCAGATGAACTGATGGAGCTGAGCACTGCTATCGAGCATCAACAATACATCAAGTTTCTGGAAGAACTCAAGACCTTTGTAAAATGTAACTAA